One part of the Armatimonadota bacterium genome encodes these proteins:
- a CDS encoding adenine phosphoribosyltransferase: protein MITEETMKQIIRDVPDFPADGILFRDITPILQNPRAFNEVVGSIVECVKPMKPDVIVGIESRGFILGAPVALELGLGFVPVRKKGKLPWETVQAEYDLEYGTNTVEIHKDAIEPGMRVAIVDDLLATGGTAKAAVQLVEELGGTVTGLSFIIELLFLKGRKSLNNYEVCSLVRY, encoded by the coding sequence ATGATAACCGAAGAAACGATGAAACAGATCATCCGCGATGTGCCCGACTTTCCCGCGGACGGCATTTTATTTCGTGATATCACACCTATCTTGCAAAACCCTCGAGCATTTAATGAGGTCGTCGGCTCAATAGTCGAATGCGTAAAGCCCATGAAGCCCGATGTGATTGTGGGGATAGAGTCGCGCGGGTTTATCCTTGGCGCACCAGTTGCTCTGGAACTGGGACTGGGGTTTGTCCCCGTCCGCAAAAAGGGCAAGCTGCCATGGGAGACTGTGCAGGCTGAGTATGATCTCGAATACGGCACAAATACCGTTGAGATTCATAAGGATGCCATTGAGCCGGGAATGAGGGTCGCAATCGTGGATGACCTGCTCGCTACAGGAGGCACGGCAAAGGCTGCAGTTCAACTGGTCGAGGAGCTTGGGGGCACGGTTACAGGCCTGAGCTTCATCATAGAACTCCTCTTTCTTAAAGGGCGGAAATCACTGAATAACTATGAGGTCTGTTCGCTGGTAAGATACTAA
- the mtnA gene encoding S-methyl-5-thioribose-1-phosphate isomerase produces the protein MQRTVDYKDGRVILIDQTRIPAELVTIELSDYESVAEAIKTMKVRGAPAIGVTGALGIVVAARGSIAADPNVLYEELEHAGNVLKNTRPTAVNLFWGIDRMLDAAHAAVQAGSSVDDVVHALESLGELMLAEDEDVCRMIGKHGARLLPDKGSVLTHCNAGALACVAYGTALGVIRAAVESGKQIHVYADETRPRLQGMKLTCFELMSDNIPVTVISDNMAGWLMRQGKIDCVVVGADRIASNGDVANKIGTYSVAVLARHHKIPFYVAAPFSTVDFSLVSGDEIPIEERSHDEVTHIDGHRIAPMGVQVVNPSFDVTPAEYVTAIITQKGIIRPPYKKNLR, from the coding sequence ATGCAGCGCACAGTAGACTACAAAGACGGCAGAGTAATATTGATCGACCAGACGCGTATTCCAGCCGAACTGGTCACAATCGAGCTTTCTGACTATGAGAGCGTAGCCGAAGCTATCAAGACAATGAAAGTCCGAGGAGCTCCCGCTATAGGCGTCACAGGCGCGCTGGGTATCGTTGTCGCCGCCAGAGGATCGATTGCAGCCGATCCTAACGTCTTATATGAGGAACTCGAACACGCCGGAAATGTGCTTAAAAACACTCGCCCGACTGCAGTGAACCTGTTCTGGGGAATTGATCGAATGCTGGATGCCGCGCATGCGGCAGTGCAGGCAGGATCAAGTGTCGATGATGTAGTCCATGCTCTCGAATCACTCGGTGAGCTGATGCTGGCTGAAGACGAGGATGTCTGCCGGATGATTGGCAAACACGGAGCCCGGCTTCTGCCGGATAAAGGCAGTGTCCTTACCCACTGCAACGCCGGTGCGCTCGCATGCGTCGCATATGGCACGGCCTTAGGTGTAATCCGAGCGGCAGTTGAGTCTGGTAAGCAGATTCACGTTTATGCCGATGAGACTCGCCCTCGACTGCAGGGGATGAAACTGACCTGCTTCGAGCTTATGAGCGACAATATACCGGTCACTGTCATCTCGGACAACATGGCCGGCTGGCTTATGCGCCAGGGTAAGATCGACTGCGTAGTGGTCGGCGCGGACCGCATTGCATCAAACGGAGATGTGGCCAACAAGATCGGCACATATTCAGTTGCGGTGCTGGCTCGCCATCACAAGATCCCGTTTTATGTAGCCGCTCCCTTCTCTACAGTCGATTTTTCTCTCGTCTCAGGTGATGAAATACCTATTGAGGAGAGATCGCACGATGAAGTGACTCACATTGACGGACACCGAATCGCGCCGATGGGTGTCCAAGTCGTTAACCCCAGCTTTGACGTTACCCCTGCAGAATATGTGACGGCGATCATAACCCAGAAGGGTATTATCAGACCGCCGTACAAAAAGAATCTCAGATAA
- a CDS encoding S-methyl-5'-thioadenosine phosphorylase, with protein MSELRAEIGVIGGSGFYSLLDDVEETKLDTPYGAPSDVVALGAIAGRRVAFIPRHGKTHHLPPHMIPYRANIWAMKQLGVTRIIGPNAVGSLQADIKPGDFVVCDQFVDRTYGRKDTFYDGPIVTHVSSADTYCRALRKLAVEIGRNHGVTMHDGGTTVCIQGPRFSSRAESLWFTKMGWHVVNMTQYPECILALEQEICYVNIALITDYDVGIVAEGGAEPVNASEVVKVLTANNERVKRLIFEMIEKMPETRDCPCAHALENARLG; from the coding sequence ATGTCAGAACTTAGGGCTGAGATCGGGGTCATAGGCGGCTCCGGGTTTTATTCACTATTGGACGATGTCGAGGAGACCAAGCTCGACACTCCCTACGGCGCTCCGAGCGACGTTGTTGCATTGGGGGCAATCGCAGGCAGGCGTGTCGCATTTATCCCCAGACACGGCAAGACCCATCATCTTCCACCCCACATGATTCCCTATCGCGCAAATATCTGGGCTATGAAACAGCTTGGCGTGACCCGAATAATAGGCCCCAATGCTGTCGGCAGCCTGCAGGCGGATATAAAGCCGGGTGACTTTGTGGTCTGCGACCAGTTCGTCGACCGCACATACGGCCGAAAAGATACTTTTTACGACGGCCCAATCGTGACCCATGTCTCCTCCGCTGATACTTATTGCCGTGCGCTGCGCAAACTTGCTGTCGAGATAGGCAGAAACCACGGCGTAACGATGCACGACGGCGGAACGACAGTCTGCATCCAGGGCCCGAGGTTTTCGAGCCGGGCGGAGAGCCTGTGGTTTACTAAAATGGGCTGGCATGTGGTCAACATGACCCAATACCCCGAGTGCATTCTTGCCCTTGAGCAGGAGATCTGCTACGTCAATATCGCGCTGATAACCGATTATGATGTGGGGATTGTAGCAGAGGGCGGAGCGGAACCAGTCAATGCGAGTGAGGTGGTAAAAGTCCTTACTGCAAACAACGAGCGAGTAAAGAGGCTGATCTTCGAGATGATTGAGAAAATGCCCGAGACTCGTGACTGCCCCTGCGCTCATGCATTGGAGAACGCGAGGCTGGGCTAG
- the rnc gene encoding ribonuclease III has protein sequence MTLDQKTLQQIVQKLQLEIKDFTLLRQSLTHRSYLGESAEATSNERLEFLGDSVLGVVIAEYLYTHFPERNEGELAKAKAVAVSEPVLAESAKSLGLQNMIMMSSGEEASGGRKRLSIMADAFEALVAVIYLDLGLEAARQFILRALDSILKDVEHRQHIRDYKTLLQEYTQGIYKKAPLYVVVNEKGADHDKTFTVEVHLDKKRLGSGTGKSKKQAEQAAALQALDRIESQKV, from the coding sequence ATGACCCTCGACCAAAAAACTCTTCAACAGATTGTTCAGAAGCTGCAATTGGAGATCAAGGACTTTACACTCCTGCGGCAGTCATTGACTCACAGGTCATATCTCGGAGAATCAGCCGAGGCTACGTCAAACGAGCGGCTGGAGTTCCTGGGCGATTCGGTATTGGGAGTCGTAATCGCCGAGTACCTCTATACGCATTTTCCCGAACGCAACGAAGGCGAGCTTGCCAAGGCCAAGGCTGTTGCAGTCAGTGAACCCGTGCTTGCTGAGAGCGCAAAGTCGCTCGGGCTGCAAAATATGATCATGATGAGCTCAGGTGAGGAGGCCAGCGGCGGCAGGAAGCGGCTCTCGATCATGGCTGATGCATTTGAGGCGCTGGTCGCGGTTATTTATCTCGATCTGGGTCTTGAAGCAGCCCGGCAGTTCATACTGCGTGCGCTTGATTCTATTCTCAAAGACGTTGAGCACAGGCAGCACATCCGCGATTACAAGACCCTCCTGCAGGAGTATACTCAAGGAATCTATAAAAAGGCGCCGCTATATGTTGTAGTAAACGAAAAAGGCGCAGACCACGACAAGACATTTACAGTCGAAGTGCATCTCGATAAGAAACGGCTTGGCAGCGGCACAGGCAAAAGCAAAAAACAAGCCGAACAGGCTGCCGCTCTTCAGGCGCTGGATAGAATAGAGAGTCAAAAAGTCTGA
- a CDS encoding DUF6036 family nucleotidyltransferase — protein sequence MASKNDLKELLNSAAEIDDILDRRLFTLAVITQRLSELGVKPVLVGGGAVQFYTLGGYTTKDIDVVMPTSAHVDDAMAELGFLKRGRYWIREDIDIAIEAPSSSLAEGTARVIEVQVDDMTVCVLGIEDLIIDRLNAFVHWKSTEDGRWASRLIALGRESMDWEYLTRRAEQERVSDALSDLAKDAGE from the coding sequence ATGGCAAGCAAAAACGACCTTAAAGAGCTACTGAACAGTGCCGCCGAGATCGATGATATACTCGACCGGCGATTGTTTACGCTTGCCGTAATTACTCAGCGCTTATCGGAGTTGGGGGTCAAGCCTGTTCTGGTGGGTGGCGGAGCGGTGCAATTCTACACTCTTGGTGGATATACAACCAAGGATATTGATGTGGTCATGCCTACTTCCGCTCATGTGGATGACGCAATGGCCGAATTGGGTTTCTTGAAACGCGGTCGATACTGGATTCGGGAGGACATCGACATCGCAATAGAAGCCCCTTCATCATCGTTGGCGGAGGGCACGGCTCGTGTAATTGAAGTTCAGGTCGATGACATGACGGTCTGCGTTCTCGGAATCGAGGATTTGATCATTGATCGGCTGAATGCTTTTGTGCACTGGAAATCTACCGAGGACGGCCGATGGGCAAGTCGCTTGATAGCGCTTGGCAGGGAAAGCATGGATTGGGAATATCTGACGCGACGAGCGGAGCAAGAGAGAGTCTCGGATGCGCTGAGCGACCTTGCAAAGGATGCCGGAGAATGA
- a CDS encoding pyridoxal phosphate-dependent aminotransferase, translating into MPDISQRAKSVTPSPTLAVTAKAKQMKADGIDVIGFGAGEPDFDTPQHIKDAAIKSLQAGFTKYTPTSGTADLKKAICDKLKRDNGLDYAPNQVIVSLGAKHSIYNAVLATVDPGDEVIIPAPYWVSYPEIVGLAGGKCVFVDADESTGFTVPIEKLRAAVTDKTKMLILNSPSNPTGGVYNREQIEQIARLAVEKGFYVLSDEIYEKIIYDGREHVSIASLGDEIKKLTITINGFSKAFSMTGWRLGYAAAEKEIISAMTAIQSHSASNLVSFAQPAAVAALNGPQEILAEMVAEFDKRRKYIVERLNAIDGITCAMPGGAFYVFPNVSALFGKSAGGKVLKCSGCVESWLLDDARVAVVAGAGFGANDYIRLSYATSMDNIEKGLDRIAEAVSKLK; encoded by the coding sequence ATGCCCGATATATCGCAGAGAGCAAAAAGTGTAACTCCTTCGCCGACACTGGCAGTCACGGCGAAGGCAAAGCAGATGAAAGCGGACGGGATCGACGTTATCGGCTTTGGCGCGGGTGAGCCCGATTTCGATACGCCGCAGCACATTAAAGATGCCGCGATAAAATCGCTGCAGGCTGGGTTTACGAAATACACCCCGACCAGCGGCACTGCCGATCTCAAAAAAGCGATCTGCGACAAGCTCAAACGCGATAACGGATTGGACTATGCTCCGAACCAGGTGATTGTCTCTCTTGGCGCAAAGCACTCGATCTATAATGCGGTCTTGGCGACAGTCGACCCGGGCGATGAAGTGATTATCCCTGCGCCCTATTGGGTCAGCTATCCTGAGATTGTTGGGCTGGCAGGCGGCAAGTGCGTCTTTGTCGATGCGGACGAGTCCACGGGGTTCACCGTTCCCATTGAGAAGCTTCGAGCCGCAGTAACGGACAAGACCAAGATGCTGATCCTGAACAGCCCGTCCAACCCGACAGGCGGGGTCTATAATCGTGAGCAGATCGAGCAGATTGCCCGGCTTGCGGTCGAAAAGGGTTTCTATGTGCTCTCTGATGAGATTTATGAGAAGATCATCTATGATGGGCGCGAGCATGTGAGCATCGCTTCGCTTGGTGATGAGATCAAGAAGCTGACGATCACAATCAACGGTTTTTCCAAAGCGTTCTCAATGACCGGCTGGCGTCTGGGCTATGCCGCCGCCGAAAAAGAAATAATCTCGGCTATGACGGCTATCCAGAGCCACAGCGCGTCCAACTTGGTCTCGTTTGCTCAGCCGGCAGCGGTTGCCGCGCTCAACGGCCCGCAGGAAATATTGGCCGAGATGGTCGCCGAGTTCGACAAGCGCAGAAAGTATATAGTCGAAAGGCTTAACGCCATAGACGGCATCACCTGCGCAATGCCCGGCGGAGCTTTTTATGTCTTCCCGAATGTGTCGGCTCTCTTCGGCAAGAGCGCAGGCGGAAAAGTGCTGAAGTGCTCGGGCTGTGTGGAGAGCTGGCTGCTGGATGATGCGAGAGTGGCGGTAGTGGCTGGAGCCGGTTTTGGGGCAAATGACTATATCCGCCTTTCCTACGCGACTTCCATGGATAACATCGAAAAGGGCTTGGACAGGATAGCCGAGGCTGTAAGTAAGCTGAAATAA